A genomic stretch from Photobacterium atrarenae includes:
- the tyrS gene encoding tyrosine--tRNA ligase, with amino-acid sequence MASIEKALAEIKRGVDELIPEEELIAKLKENRPLRIKLGADPTAPDIHLGHTVILNKLRTFQELGHDVTFLIGDFTGMVGDPTGKNTTRPPLTREDVLRNAETYKEQVFKILDPAKTKIEFNSSWLSELGAEGMIRLAANQTVARMLERDDFKKRYNEGRPIAIHEFLYPLLQGYDSVAMKTDVELGGTDQKFNLLMGRELQKANGQKPQIVLTLPLLVGLDGVKKMSKSANNYIGIAESPSEMFGKIMSISDDLMWNYYELLSFRPLEEIDQFKTDIANGKNPRDIKILLAKEIIARFHSDADADAAEQEFINRFQKGAMPDEMPEFEFEAGMAIANLLKEAGLVNSTSDAMRMIRQGAAKIDGDKVEDTKLVPAAGTAVYQVGKRKFARVTLK; translated from the coding sequence ATGGCCAGCATTGAAAAAGCCTTAGCTGAAATTAAGCGTGGTGTTGATGAGCTGATTCCGGAAGAAGAGCTGATTGCCAAGCTAAAAGAGAATCGTCCATTGCGTATTAAACTGGGGGCTGACCCAACGGCGCCGGACATTCACCTTGGCCATACCGTAATTCTGAACAAGCTGCGTACATTTCAGGAGTTGGGCCATGATGTGACCTTCCTGATTGGTGACTTTACCGGCATGGTAGGGGATCCGACCGGTAAAAATACCACCCGTCCGCCACTGACCCGCGAAGATGTGCTGCGTAATGCAGAAACATACAAAGAACAGGTGTTTAAGATCCTGGATCCGGCAAAAACCAAAATTGAATTCAACTCGAGCTGGCTGTCGGAGCTGGGCGCTGAAGGTATGATCCGCCTGGCGGCCAACCAGACGGTTGCGCGGATGCTGGAGCGTGACGATTTCAAAAAGCGTTACAACGAAGGCCGTCCGATTGCTATCCATGAATTTCTGTACCCGCTGCTGCAAGGCTATGACTCAGTGGCGATGAAAACGGACGTGGAACTGGGCGGGACCGATCAGAAGTTCAACCTGCTGATGGGCCGTGAGCTGCAAAAAGCCAATGGTCAGAAGCCGCAAATCGTCCTGACCCTACCGCTGCTGGTCGGCCTGGACGGTGTGAAGAAGATGTCCAAGTCGGCGAACAACTACATTGGGATTGCGGAGTCGCCAAGCGAGATGTTCGGCAAGATCATGTCGATTTCCGATGATCTGATGTGGAACTACTACGAGCTGTTGTCTTTCCGTCCGCTGGAAGAGATCGACCAGTTCAAAACCGATATTGCCAACGGCAAGAACCCGCGTGATATCAAGATCCTGCTGGCGAAAGAGATCATTGCCCGTTTCCACAGCGATGCTGATGCGGATGCGGCGGAGCAGGAGTTCATCAACCGTTTCCAGAAAGGCGCGATGCCGGATGAAATGCCTGAATTTGAATTTGAAGCCGGGATGGCGATTGCCAACCTGCTGAAAGAAGCGGGTCTGGTGAACTCAACGTCAGATGCGATGCGGATGATCCGCCAGGGTGCAGCCAAGATTGACGGCGATAAAGTTGAAGATACCAAACTGGTTCCGGCGGCAGGTACTGCGGTTTACCAGGTCGGTAAGCGTAAATTTGCCCGGGTGACCCTGAAGTAA
- a CDS encoding peptidoglycan DD-metalloendopeptidase family protein, whose amino-acid sequence MLVSKLRRLPRMHQTLITVLSALVVLLLLVPSTEHQGHPERKFEVGKLYPLDIDLEANQLRPMAQDEKPVVPELKWKNHTVKSGESLAVVFDKVGLSPRALFQVVNADEGTKTLSHLRPGDQLKFGFDENNQLVQLRQPKSATETLVITRAGDSYHSRTDSKSIDTRVNFARAIITSSFWNAAEQAGLTPNQIMELAGIFGWDVDFALDIRQGDSFSVLFEEQFVEGELIGRGNILAATFTNLGETFTAVRSNKDGKYYDADGRAMRKAFLRSPINFRYVSSNFNPRRLHPVTGRVKAHRGTDYVAPVGTPIWAAGDGVVMKSGYNRFNGNYVFIRHSSTYITKYLHMTKRLVKTGQRVKQGQTIGTLGSTGRVTGAHLHYEFLVNGVHKNPRTVKLPEAQSLKGAERTQFKKFAAERLGQLSQFSQFLADNNTLINSSTDRG is encoded by the coding sequence ATGCTAGTATCGAAACTTCGCCGACTGCCAAGGATGCACCAAACGCTGATCACTGTGCTCAGCGCTCTCGTGGTGCTGCTCCTCCTGGTTCCGAGCACAGAACACCAAGGCCATCCGGAGCGGAAGTTTGAAGTGGGCAAACTCTATCCACTCGATATCGATCTTGAAGCCAACCAGCTCCGCCCGATGGCGCAGGATGAAAAACCTGTAGTCCCGGAGCTGAAATGGAAAAATCACACCGTCAAATCAGGTGAAAGCCTGGCTGTGGTGTTTGATAAAGTCGGCCTGTCGCCACGCGCCCTGTTTCAGGTTGTCAATGCTGATGAAGGCACTAAAACCCTCTCTCACCTGCGCCCCGGCGATCAACTGAAATTTGGCTTTGACGAGAATAACCAGCTGGTCCAGCTGCGCCAGCCGAAAAGCGCGACGGAGACTCTGGTGATCACCCGAGCCGGGGACAGCTACCATTCCCGCACCGACAGTAAATCCATCGATACCCGGGTGAACTTTGCCCGGGCCATCATTACCTCCAGCTTCTGGAATGCCGCCGAACAGGCCGGCCTGACCCCGAACCAAATCATGGAACTGGCCGGCATTTTTGGCTGGGACGTCGACTTTGCCCTGGATATCCGCCAGGGCGACAGTTTCTCAGTTTTGTTTGAAGAGCAGTTCGTTGAAGGTGAGCTGATCGGCCGCGGCAACATTCTGGCCGCCACCTTTACCAACCTCGGCGAAACCTTTACCGCAGTGCGTAGCAATAAAGACGGGAAATATTACGACGCTGACGGCCGAGCCATGCGCAAAGCCTTCCTGCGCTCTCCGATCAACTTCCGCTATGTCAGCTCAAACTTCAACCCGCGCCGCCTCCACCCGGTCACCGGGCGCGTCAAAGCCCACCGTGGCACCGACTACGTCGCGCCGGTCGGCACCCCGATCTGGGCCGCCGGAGACGGCGTGGTCATGAAATCCGGCTATAACCGTTTCAACGGCAACTACGTCTTTATCCGCCACAGCTCGACCTACATTACCAAATACCTGCACATGACCAAGCGCCTGGTCAAAACCGGGCAGCGGGTTAAACAGGGCCAGACCATCGGCACCTTGGGCAGCACCGGCCGGGTGACGGGTGCCCACCTGCACTACGAATTTCTGGTCAATGGCGTGCACAAAAACCCGCGCACCGTCAAGTTGCCGGAAGCGCAGTCGCTGAAAGGGGCCGAGCGTACCCAATTCAAGAAATTTGCCGCCGAGCGGCTGGGGCAGTTGTCCCAGTTCAGCCAGTTCCTGGCAGACAACAATACCTTGATCAACAGCAGCACCGACCGCGGATAA
- the erpA gene encoding iron-sulfur cluster insertion protein ErpA, whose translation MSDANLPLNFSDVAANKVKALIAEEENPELKLRVYITGGGCSGFQYGFTFDEKVNDGDTTIENSGVTLVVDPMSLQYLIGGTVDYTEGLEGSRFFINNPNATTTCGCGASFSV comes from the coding sequence ATGAGCGATGCCAATTTGCCGCTGAATTTTTCCGATGTTGCAGCGAATAAAGTCAAAGCGCTAATCGCCGAGGAAGAAAACCCGGAGCTGAAACTGCGTGTGTACATCACAGGTGGCGGATGTAGCGGTTTCCAGTATGGCTTCACCTTTGATGAAAAAGTGAATGACGGTGACACCACGATTGAAAATAGCGGGGTGACGCTGGTGGTTGACCCGATGAGCCTGCAGTACCTGATCGGCGGGACCGTCGATTATACTGAAGGCCTGGAAGGCTCCCGCTTTTTTATCAATAACCCGAACGCCACAACCACCTGTGGCTGCGGCGCATCATTCAGCGTGTAA
- the clcA gene encoding H(+)/Cl(-) exchange transporter ClcA has protein sequence MTDNTQGTAAPERLQSGGLVRRFLARDKTPVSVLCLSALVGLAAGLVATLFEIAVHWVSAQRTSWLRDVLSSALPLWLSAFLISAALAWFGYWLVQRFAPEAAGSGIPEIEGAMDDLRPVRWWRVLPVKFIGGLGALGSGMVLGREGPSVQMGGNLGRMVSDLFRLHDHEGQHALLAAGAAGGLAAAFNAPLAGIMFVVEEMRPQFRYSLISIKCVLISAIVANIVFRCIQGQRAVITMPQYAAPDLNTLWLFLLLGMGFGIFGAVFNRLVTLAQDGFARLYRGQRWRPMVVGSLLGGCFGLLLLYLPELTGGGIALIPSATRGDYSTHLLLLLFIGRVVTTLLCFGSGAPGGIFAPMLALGTLFGTAFGVLAQQLFPALALEPGMFAIAGMGALFAATVRAPITGILLVIEMTNNYQLILPLIITTLGATLLAQVLGGKPIYSQLLHRKMRQEKIGQSPRQTVVNT, from the coding sequence ATGACTGATAACACCCAAGGCACCGCTGCCCCCGAACGCCTGCAATCGGGCGGACTGGTGCGGCGCTTTCTCGCGCGTGATAAAACCCCGGTTTCTGTATTGTGCCTCTCGGCGCTGGTGGGCCTTGCCGCCGGTCTGGTGGCGACCTTGTTTGAAATCGCTGTCCACTGGGTCTCCGCGCAGCGCACGAGCTGGCTGCGCGATGTGCTCAGCAGCGCCCTGCCGTTATGGTTATCGGCTTTTTTGATCAGTGCCGCCCTGGCGTGGTTTGGTTACTGGCTGGTGCAGCGCTTTGCGCCGGAAGCTGCCGGCTCGGGGATCCCCGAAATTGAAGGGGCGATGGATGATCTTCGGCCGGTACGCTGGTGGCGGGTGCTGCCGGTGAAGTTTATCGGCGGGCTTGGGGCGCTGGGCTCGGGGATGGTACTGGGACGGGAAGGTCCGTCAGTGCAGATGGGCGGCAACCTCGGACGGATGGTTTCCGATCTGTTTCGCCTTCATGATCATGAAGGCCAGCATGCGTTGTTGGCTGCGGGGGCTGCCGGGGGACTGGCGGCAGCATTTAATGCGCCCTTGGCCGGGATCATGTTTGTGGTAGAGGAGATGCGGCCACAGTTTCGCTACAGCCTGATTTCGATCAAGTGCGTGCTGATTTCCGCCATCGTGGCCAATATTGTCTTTCGCTGTATCCAGGGCCAGCGTGCGGTGATCACCATGCCCCAATATGCGGCGCCGGATCTGAATACACTGTGGTTGTTTTTGCTGCTCGGTATGGGGTTCGGGATCTTCGGAGCTGTGTTCAACCGCCTGGTGACGCTGGCGCAGGACGGGTTTGCCCGGCTCTACCGGGGACAGCGCTGGCGGCCGATGGTCGTCGGCAGTTTACTCGGCGGCTGCTTTGGGTTGTTGCTGCTGTATTTGCCTGAGTTGACCGGCGGTGGTATCGCCCTGATCCCGAGTGCGACCCGGGGCGATTACAGCACCCACCTGTTGTTATTGTTGTTTATCGGCCGGGTAGTGACTACGTTGTTGTGTTTCGGTTCCGGGGCACCGGGTGGGATTTTTGCCCCGATGCTGGCGCTTGGCACCTTGTTCGGCACCGCTTTCGGTGTGCTGGCCCAGCAGCTGTTCCCGGCGCTGGCGCTGGAGCCGGGGATGTTTGCGATTGCCGGCATGGGCGCGTTGTTTGCCGCCACGGTGCGGGCGCCGATTACCGGGATCTTGCTGGTGATTGAGATGACTAACAACTATCAATTGATCCTGCCGTTGATCATTACCACCCTGGGCGCGACCCTGCTGGCTCAGGTACTTGGCGGCAAGCCGATCTACTCACAACTGTTGCACCGCAAGATGCGGCAGGAAAAAATCGGTCAAAGCCCCCGGCAGACGGTGGTCAATACTTGA
- the hemL gene encoding glutamate-1-semialdehyde 2,1-aminomutase, which translates to MSKSADLFAQAQKTIPGGVNSPVRAFAGVGGSPLFIERADGAYIFDADGKAYIDYVGSWGPMILGHNHVAIRDAVINAAQQGLSFGAPTEMEVTMAELVSKLVPSMEMVRMVSSGTEATMSAIRLARGFTNRDKILKFEGCYHGHADCLLVKAGSGALTLGQPSSPGVPADFAKHTLTCTYNDLDSVREAFTAHPQDIACIIVEPVAGNMNCIPPVPGFLEGLRDICDEFGALLILDEVMTGFRVSEGGAQGYYNIKPDLTTLGKVIGGGMPVGAFGGRREVMEYVAPTGPVYQAGTLSGNPVAMAAGHACLSVLTKEGNEKRLANSTKRLAEGFKALAEKHGIALQTNQVGAMFGFFFTDQPSVTTFSDVAKCDIERFKRFFNLMLEKGVYLAPSAYEACFTSLAHGDKEIDATLEAADYAFSVLAQEAAA; encoded by the coding sequence ATGAGCAAGTCAGCAGATCTATTTGCCCAAGCACAGAAGACAATTCCTGGCGGCGTCAACTCTCCCGTCCGCGCCTTTGCCGGTGTCGGCGGCAGCCCGCTCTTTATTGAACGCGCCGACGGTGCCTACATCTTTGATGCTGACGGCAAAGCTTATATCGACTATGTTGGCTCATGGGGTCCAATGATCCTGGGTCACAACCATGTGGCAATCCGTGATGCGGTGATCAACGCAGCCCAGCAAGGCCTGAGCTTCGGCGCGCCGACGGAAATGGAGGTGACCATGGCGGAGCTGGTCTCCAAGCTGGTCCCGTCAATGGAAATGGTCCGCATGGTCAGCTCCGGGACTGAAGCGACCATGAGCGCGATCCGCCTGGCGCGCGGCTTTACCAACCGCGACAAGATCCTCAAATTTGAAGGCTGCTACCACGGCCACGCCGACTGCCTGTTGGTGAAAGCCGGCTCCGGCGCGCTGACCCTGGGCCAGCCAAGCTCGCCAGGGGTTCCGGCTGATTTTGCCAAGCACACCCTGACCTGCACCTATAACGATCTGGATTCTGTGCGTGAAGCCTTTACCGCACACCCACAAGACATTGCCTGTATCATCGTCGAACCGGTTGCCGGCAACATGAACTGTATCCCACCGGTTCCGGGCTTTCTGGAAGGCCTGCGCGACATCTGTGACGAATTCGGCGCACTGCTGATCCTGGATGAAGTCATGACCGGCTTCCGCGTCTCAGAAGGCGGCGCCCAGGGCTACTACAACATCAAACCGGATCTGACCACGCTGGGGAAAGTGATTGGCGGCGGGATGCCGGTCGGTGCCTTCGGCGGTCGTCGCGAGGTGATGGAATATGTCGCGCCAACCGGTCCGGTTTACCAGGCAGGCACCCTGTCCGGCAACCCGGTCGCGATGGCAGCCGGCCATGCGTGTTTGAGCGTACTGACCAAAGAAGGCAACGAAAAACGCCTGGCCAACAGCACCAAGCGTCTGGCGGAAGGCTTTAAAGCCCTGGCAGAGAAACACGGTATTGCCCTGCAGACCAACCAGGTCGGTGCCATGTTCGGCTTCTTCTTTACCGATCAACCAAGCGTCACCACCTTCAGCGACGTTGCCAAGTGCGACATCGAACGCTTCAAGCGCTTCTTCAACCTGATGCTGGAAAAAGGTGTCTACCTGGCACCGTCTGCCTATGAAGCCTGCTTTACCTCACTGGCACACGGCGACAAAGAAATTGACGCCACCCTGGAAGCGGCTGACTACGCGTTTTCTGTGCTGGCTCAGGAAGCAGCGGCCTGA
- a CDS encoding AI-2E family transporter, producing the protein MLIAALALAAYASYRLIEPYLGPIVMAFIISLLYYPLHARVERKLPTHPNAAAMLSCALLTVMIVIPVLVIFTSIIQQGSTFSKESYQWLTSGGTKEVLSHPITVKVLALIEQYSPFEPLDAQAALQKVATAASKFGAQLLNISARLLGDATNFLLSFMLMLFVLFFLLRDHKKMVTALRHVIPLSRSQEDAVLTEVEQVAKSAVLGSFLTALAQGFAGGFAMWLAGFPGLFWGSMMAFASFIPVVGTALIWLPAALYLLLIGQWQWSLFLVGWGIIVVGSIDNFLRPLLMQGNSGMNTLLIFFSILGGLHLFGLIGLIYGPIIFAVTLVLFKLYEVEFHDFLANQDKN; encoded by the coding sequence ATGCTCATTGCCGCCCTGGCCCTGGCCGCCTATGCCAGCTACCGGCTGATTGAGCCCTATCTCGGCCCCATCGTGATGGCGTTTATCATTTCCCTGCTCTACTACCCGTTGCATGCCCGGGTGGAACGCAAGCTCCCCACTCACCCCAATGCTGCCGCCATGCTTTCGTGTGCCCTGCTCACGGTGATGATCGTGATCCCGGTGCTGGTCATCTTTACTTCGATCATTCAGCAAGGCTCCACCTTCTCGAAAGAAAGCTACCAATGGCTCACCTCCGGCGGTACCAAGGAAGTCCTGTCCCATCCGATCACCGTCAAAGTGCTGGCCCTGATTGAACAATATTCGCCGTTCGAGCCGCTTGATGCCCAGGCGGCCCTCCAGAAAGTCGCGACCGCCGCCTCCAAGTTCGGCGCCCAGTTGCTCAACATCAGTGCCCGCCTGCTGGGGGATGCCACCAACTTCTTACTCAGTTTTATGCTGATGCTGTTCGTGCTGTTTTTCCTGCTCCGGGATCATAAAAAAATGGTCACGGCGCTACGCCACGTGATCCCGCTGTCACGCAGCCAGGAAGATGCTGTCCTGACCGAGGTGGAGCAGGTGGCCAAATCCGCAGTGCTGGGCTCGTTCCTGACTGCCCTGGCGCAAGGGTTCGCCGGTGGCTTTGCCATGTGGCTGGCCGGTTTCCCGGGCCTGTTCTGGGGCTCAATGATGGCCTTCGCTTCCTTTATTCCGGTCGTCGGCACCGCCCTGATCTGGCTGCCGGCGGCGCTGTACCTGCTGCTGATTGGCCAATGGCAATGGAGCCTGTTCCTGGTCGGCTGGGGGATCATCGTCGTCGGCTCAATTGATAACTTCCTCCGGCCGCTCCTGATGCAGGGTAACTCCGGCATGAACACCCTGCTGATCTTCTTCTCAATCCTCGGCGGCCTGCACCTGTTCGGCCTCATCGGCCTGATCTACGGCCCGATCATCTTTGCCGTTACTCTGGTGCTGTTCAAGCTCTACGAGGTGGAATTTCACGACTTCCTGGCCAACCAGGACAAGAACTGA
- the rsmC gene encoding 16S rRNA (guanine(1207)-N(2))-methyltransferase RsmC, with product MSYTAASQVVARQLEFFENRKVLVIGELADSFALELTQVASTVAVFTTHYGYSRQMQRHSQIETCFGAELTADLECDMILMYWPKAKAEAEYLLTMALAKFGPGTEVCIVGENRSGVRSAEKLLQPFGSLTKYDSARRCSFYWGRCEQAPPQFDLRDWFRSYDVNVAGTALTIRSLPGVFSHGEFDKGSELLLNTLPPLQGKVLDFGCGAGVIGAVMKTRNPGIDLELCDVSALAIESARETFRVNQLEATFTPTDVYAALSGPYDYLISNPPFHAGLKTFYTATETFIAEAPNYLAPNGQMIIVANSFLRYPPLIEASLGHCDTLAGTNKFNIYAAKK from the coding sequence ATGTCCTATACTGCTGCAAGCCAGGTGGTTGCCCGCCAACTTGAGTTTTTTGAAAACCGCAAGGTGCTGGTGATCGGCGAGCTTGCCGACAGCTTTGCGCTGGAACTGACCCAGGTCGCCAGCACTGTGGCAGTATTTACCACCCATTACGGCTACTCCCGCCAGATGCAGCGCCACAGCCAGATCGAAACCTGTTTCGGGGCCGAGCTGACCGCCGATCTGGAATGTGACATGATCCTGATGTACTGGCCGAAAGCCAAGGCCGAAGCCGAATACCTGCTCACCATGGCACTGGCCAAGTTCGGTCCGGGCACCGAGGTATGCATCGTGGGTGAGAACCGCAGTGGCGTGCGCAGCGCCGAAAAACTGCTCCAGCCATTCGGCAGCCTGACCAAGTATGACTCTGCCCGCCGCTGCAGTTTTTACTGGGGCCGCTGTGAACAGGCACCGCCTCAATTTGATCTCCGGGACTGGTTTCGTAGCTATGACGTCAATGTCGCCGGCACCGCGCTAACGATTCGCTCGCTGCCGGGTGTCTTCAGTCACGGCGAGTTCGACAAGGGCTCCGAGCTGCTGCTCAATACCCTGCCGCCGCTGCAAGGCAAGGTACTGGATTTTGGCTGCGGTGCCGGAGTCATCGGTGCAGTGATGAAAACCCGCAATCCGGGCATCGACCTGGAGCTGTGTGACGTCAGTGCTCTGGCGATCGAATCGGCCCGCGAAACCTTCCGGGTCAACCAACTCGAGGCGACTTTTACCCCGACCGATGTCTATGCTGCGCTCAGCGGGCCTTACGACTACCTGATCAGCAACCCGCCATTCCATGCCGGCCTGAAAACCTTCTATACCGCCACAGAGACCTTCATTGCCGAAGCGCCGAATTACCTGGCGCCGAATGGCCAGATGATCATTGTTGCCAACAGCTTCCTGCGCTATCCACCGCTGATCGAAGCCAGCCTGGGCCATTGCGACACCCTGGCCGGCACCAATAAATTCAATATTTACGCCGCAAAAAAATGA